The nucleotide sequence AAAGCAGGCCTTATCACAAAACAAGATATCCCTTTGGATCCTAAAATGGCACTTAAACAGCTCAGAACCACTTGCAATACCTAAAGGATTGCCTCTCCCCATAGAAACcaccccagaccctgagatcatcatcggaggtccttcttcatgtgcctcctccacaagaggaaCATGAGCTTTatgcagtggcttcccatttgtggaatgctctctgcaaggtttgtctggcaccttcattatacacctttaggtgccaggcaaaaatgttcctttttagcaaggccttgggctgattaacatcctacatcatttaaatgtgtgtgtttttcgtgtgtgtgtgtgattggcttgttttgttcttgtttttattatgcacttTATGGTTTCgttctgtgagccgccctgagatctttgggtgaaggacagtatacaaatataaacaaacaactaTTCAGAAACTGTTCCACAACTTTCCCACAAGGATCTCATTACTCACCTGATGACTGAAGTTTGGCTTACTATTGCAAAGTATTGGAGGACACTAAATGCAGACTTACTGCATTTGAGCTCTGGATCTCACAACTCTGGGACTTAATATTACTGGAGAAACTGACAACCCTTGTCTGAGAGAGCTGAACAGAAAAGAAAACTATTGCTTTCTGATTAACCCGGCACAGTTTTATTACATTTGCAACATCAATAGAGCATTGTTATAGGCTTCCAAGGACACATGGCAACTTGTGGAATGTTACCTTTGGTTAAAAACTGAAATGACTTAAAAGCTAAATGGAATTAAATAAACATTTGGTCttctgctgggggtgggtgggtgggatggttGATTGTTGATTGCTTCTCCTTGtataaataagtgaaaacaaaatattttgaggGTGGGGAGCAAAAAGATCAATTAATGTTTAGGTATGGGGCATGTGGATATTGTCTTTTCTGTTGGCTGATATTAGTCATATGATCGCAGGTAGCTTAACATTTTCTATGCATATATTGATATGACCAGTCCATGCTGCACATTATTTCTACAACCCACTTTTTAGCTGGTATATGAGAGGAACATGAATCTTTCCTTACTTTAGTTCAGCCAACTCAATGTAACCGCTTTGATCTTGGTCCAGAATGTGGAAAACTTTCTTCACATCTTCTTTGCTCTTAGCTTTCAATCCCACCAGCTGAATGAACTTCTTGTAGTTAAAAGAACCGACAGCTGCAGGAAGATGGAGAATTGAACAGGGCACCTCAGTTTAGAGTGGCTGACAAGGCACTTTAGCAACCTTAACTCTGTGAATGGCAAAGAGCCCATTCATCTTTCAATTTTCAGATGGCATGGGGTTGGTTAATTCATGTCTGCTCATTGGTagtgacaacaacaacaccagaggatgcttgcatgtgtgaatgggccaCCGTAGGTCTAGCACCATGAATCATTTCAAATGCAGTGCTTTCCAGTAGAGTCAGTTCTTGCATTCAGTGGCAGGCAGCTAAGTACAGAGAAAATTATTATCTACTGTATATTGGAGCAGGAACTAGATTTGTTTGAAAGGCCAGCTCCTTATCTCTCCCACCCTGTGGGCCTAGTTTGACAAGTGGGCAGCTCTGCTCATCTGTCATTCACCCaatgtcacaatgacatcaggtgatccATTTTTGTCTCTGGTGACAATCAGTTGATTGTCAGGCCTTGCAAAGCGCCTGCAATTCATTGCTGGAGCTTGCAAAGCACCAGAGAATTCATATACATAGATTCCCTTCTCTCCCTGTTGATGGAGGCGTAGCTAAGGTCTTCTAAGTATACATGTGTATCAGAGAGGATTACAATAAATATGTCTCCTTTCTTCAGTGATGGAGCTCAATAGCAGGATCCTTGAGAGTCCCAAGTAGTGTTCTATCGAAATAGTGACTAGAACCAGAGCTTCTAAGCTTTAGCAAAGTTGTTGCATTGTCTACCTTTAGGCCACACCATGGacataactgggaaacagcaCCAGAATGACTTTGGTAATCTGGAAGGTAACTAGTTTCTGCCCCACACCCATTCCTGCTTGGGTCTGTTGACAAAATAAtataattgtaaagttggaatggactctgagggtcatctagtccaaccccctgcaatgctggaatatttttgcccagtgtggggctcgaacccacaaccctgacattaagtgtctcatgcttgATGTGCCACAAATGTCTAACAGAAATCTGTGTGAGCTGGGAACCAAGAAGAAATATTTGTGGGCTAGTCACTTTTGTGGCCGAGAGTGGTGGAAATTATTGGTTTTATTATAGCATTTCTGTCCCATGTTTCCCAATGGTTCGAAGCAGTTGGACATCATGGGCTGGATGGTGGGTGAGAGGTACAACTTAAATATAAGCCAAGGGTGACTTTGACTTTATTTGGAAGAGACTCACAGAGGTATTCTAGCTCATTGGCCCGGTTATATCCTCACCCACAaccaacacacacatttcaggAACCAAGACAGACATTTTTCTGGTCCTCGCTGGCTGTCCATGAGACAGGCACATTTGTAAAGCAGACACGAGACAGAAAATACAGGCTTTTGCAAAAGGGTAACTCTGGTAGCTGTGAATGTGGTATGACCTGGGAGCAAGGGGTGGTTGAAGACACAACATTTCAAACACACCTCCCTACCCTAAGCATCATTGCAGCAGCCAGGGAAGACAACAGAGGCCTGCTGTTTTACTTGTCATATTTTGAGTCTGTCACCTGCCCTGTACACATAAGCAGCGGTGGTGGAGGAAGTGGAATAGAGATAATAAATAGCCCCACAACTCGTAGTCAGGTGTGCTGATAGATCAAGGTTTTCTCCAAAGGCTTCCCCCCTTATCATTCCTtggtatgtatattatttaggGCAGTTACCCGGAGACTGCTGTAGCACAGCACAGGGTTTCTCTTTTTCACTCTTGCAAATAAAGGACATCAGAAGCTTAAACGCTTCTGAAATGAAACTTCGGGACCCTTCTCGCCAAGGGCTCCGGGGGAGGCGCTAGGGAAATCGAACGCAGTGACCTCTAAGAAGTGCCCTGATTAGGCCGGCCTCCTTTGATGTGGGCAGCAGCCTTTGTCCGCCGCTGCATGCAAATCAAGAGAGAATCAATGAATGaaaaagaggcagagatgaggggtgggggtggggaatcagccCGTTCCTAGAGGGACCTGATCTGCATATTGGCGCGTATTTCCCGCGGGAGCCAGACTGCGAGAGCAATGAAGTGCCAAGGACTAAAGCGATTTGCAGACGAGCTCGTCTTCCCTTCGAGCTTTTGGACTGCTACTGCGATGAGTTTCCTTCCGAGCTCAGTCCTTCGTTTGGGCGTTCTCGGCAAGGTCGCCGcgtgagcagggaggaggagagggaggcaaaTAGGACATCGCAGtggtttagggtttttttttggggggggggaggtgggttgTAGCATGTCCATTCGGGTCGGGGCCAGAAATGTCCTGGTTGGTTGGAAGTTGCTTAGAACACAGATAGCTGAGCAAAGCAAACATCTTGTGCAGGCGCTAAGCTTCGGAGAGCTGCAGACACCTGGGAAAGGTGGATCTGGCCTAACTGGGGTGTCTCTGCCTGGTTTTGCATGCTAACCCACATGTTTGAGGGTTTCGTGGAATCatggattgcagagttggaagggtccctgaggatcatctagtccaaccctcttcaatgcagggatatgcagctgtcccatacggggatcgaacctgcaacctaggCGTTAGTCTGCGTATGCGTGTGGGCAGGGCCGAATTAAAGGTTTCTTTATTCAGTTCTGTCATTGCaagttgccttacactgagtcaaaccattggttctTCAAGCTCAATATTATCTACACGGACCGGCatcggctctccagggtttcagacaggaatctcgCCCAgatttacctggagatgccggagcAAGCATCGACCCTGGGAACTTCTACAATCAAGGCAGACACTAtaatcactgagctatggctcttccctggCCAATGATCTTCATTGACCTTTATTTAGatccccacctttcttccataaGGGAACCCAAATCGGCGTAGATGGGGCTCCCAGGAAGTCTCCTCCAACCCAGGCACTGGCCAGACCCTggcttgcttagcttcagcaaggcggTGACCTGACTTGGGACCGAAGGAGGGAGCTCTCCCGAGTGGGAAATTGGAAGGTTAGTGCCTCACATCTAAGCAGTGGGGCTGCCAAATCCTGCagccgggtgggtgggtggtggatcGAGACCCTTGAGTTAACCCTGTTCTGTCCACAGTCCTGAATCCTGGACAGCAGCTTGCATGTTCAAAAAGCGAGGAGGAAGCCTCTCTTGCAGGCGAAGTTTGGACCTTTGCAGCCACCACACCCGCAGCCCCACTTAACTGAAACCCACGGAATATCTTTGAAAAGTTATGCATCctgaaaagcacacacaaacagagcAAGGAACGCGAGTCCTTGGAAAGATGGAAAGTGGGGATGGATAAGGAGGGGAGGTCGTAGCTGGGGGCTCCAGATTACTCAGGGCTCCCTATGCCAATCTTTGGGGCTGTCCAAAGGTGGGAAGTTATCCGCTAGCTGCGGCACAGAGTCCACCCACAGAGGATTCTCGGGGATCTTAGCAGTAAAATCAACGAAGCATTGCCTTGCTAGAGGTGTTCCGAGGAAGTTAGCAAGCAGAGGAGGACATGAGCCCCGGACTTGGACCGGCTCAGCTTGGCAATATGCGCTTGCAAAACCCCAACCGCCCCCTTATCTCCGCATCTCCTTGGGCCGGACTTTGGAAGATATGCGTCCCACTCTCCGCAatgcctcccccaccaccaccaccacccccggccaCCCCATCTATCCCGCCGGTACTTGGAAGTCTCCGGCGTGGCTCACCTGCAAAGGCTGCCACCGCCTTCTTGATATCGTCAGCGCTGAGCACGTCAGTCATCGCCATCCTTGCAACTGTTGGGAGGGAAAGTGCCAAAAGATTTAAGAAGAAGACGGGAGaggagggtgtggggaggggggcgggaagggaggggggagtgccCTCCTCATCATTTCTGCTCATATGACCAAAACTGCAGTGCCGGGCGGGGATGGCACACCGGGAGAAGGGCTGGAGGGGTGCCAGCTACaagcagtaacagcagcagcagcagcaagagcgcCACGaggctgtgtgtgtctgtgtgtgtctgtgtgtgtgtgtgtgtgtgtgtgtgtgtgtgtcttgccaGACGAGCACcagtttgcaaaaaaagagaggggctGGTGCAGGCTAAAGGGGTTGTGGCCGGGGCAAGAGGTTTGGGTACTTTCTCTGCATCCGCAGTCCCAAGCAGCACCTGGCGTGGCGGGAAAGAGCTGCAGGCAGGAAGCGAGAGACAGTCACGTCAAGGTCAACCTGTCGGCCGGTCCAGGGAAAGATAATGTGGTGGGACAAAAAAAACCGGAGGAAGACAGGACTGCCTTTGGAGCATCTCTTGATGGAGCCAGGATGGGAGGGATAGCGATGTCTGTAGGCATCCCTATCTTGGAGGGGAGGGTTTCTAGAATTATATCTAGGATTGGAGCGATATCTATCTATAGATAGAGGAAAGCTAGGATGAAAGGGGTCGCTATCTATCTAGGATGGGAGGGATCTATCTATATACATCTAAGATGGAAAAGAGCTATGTCTAACTATCATGTATCCATCAGCTATCTCTAAAATATCTATCTGTATCTAGGTTGG is from Lacerta agilis isolate rLacAgi1 chromosome 10, rLacAgi1.pri, whole genome shotgun sequence and encodes:
- the PVALB gene encoding parvalbumin alpha, producing the protein MAMTDVLSADDIKKAVAAFAAVGSFNYKKFIQLVGLKAKSKEDVKKVFHILDQDQSGYIELAELKFVLKGFTPDARDLTDQETKEFLAAGDKDGDGKIGVDEFSTLVAEA